CTGGAATTCAGGCCTGACCCCACGGCCTTCTCCTGGCACTGTGGCCTCACGCATGTGTCAACCAAAGGCGCCACCCACAGGGTGAGTTGGTGGCGAGATCAGCCCGGGCACCGTGAGCCAAGCTGAGCCCCCTGGCGTGGGGCTGTGGCTGCCGGGAGGAAGAGGTTCCCTTTTCCAGTGTCACAGACCAGAGGGTCACCTGTTTGTAATTTGCCCAGCTGGGGGGGAGTCCCTTTCCCGTGTCCCCACAGAAGCCTTGAACACACAGACACCTGGCAGGGCCCCTCGGCCCTTGTGGTGACTCCCGCCCCATgtctgtccccagggccagcTGTACGGGGGCCTCGCGGACTGCCTGGTGAAGATCTGGCGGCAGGAGGGCCCCCTGGCGCTCTACAAGGGTCTGGGCCCGGCCTACCTGCGCCTGGGCCCCCACACCATACTCAGCATGCTCTTCTGGGACGAGCTGCGGAAACTGGCCGTGCGGGCCCGGCACCGGGGCACCTAGGCCACGCCCTCACCCCACACCCGGACACAGCCCGGCACTTGCCCGGCGGGACTGGCCGCCCCAGAGTGGGCCAtgtgcccaggccctgccacagGACTGGGGGAACGCGCACAGCCCATGGCCCAGCCAGCGCCAGAGCATCCACTCCAAGTTATTACCGACTCTGCTCTCCAGAAAGTTCTCTTCCTTCCCTGTACTGGGCCATTGCATCCCAGAGCTTTATTCCTCGGTATAACAGCTGCTGCGGGCATGAGCCCAGTGCCTTACACGTGTCAGCTTGCTCAGTCCTCACACAGCAGCACGAGACAGTAAATCCTCTTTTACcataaggaagctgaggctgagagaggtgacatggctttgcccaaagccacacagctttgcagtggcagagccaggacggGAACCCAGGTCTGCCCACCCTGGACCTGTGCCCCTGATGAGGGCCCTGCCGCATCGGGACCGTGGGATCGCGGTACCATGGGGACACCCGGGTGCAGGGGAGGCCACGGCGTCGTCATCTATGTtgtttgctcaggctgccatcACAAAGTGCCACAGACCAGGGGACTTAGACAATGGAAATCTGTTCTCACAACTCTGGAGGCCAGAAACCTGAGAGCCggatgtcagcagggctggttcctccgAGGgcgccttctccctgtgtcctctcGTGGTCGTCCCCctgcgtgtgtctgtgtcccAATCTCTTCTTGTAAGAACACCAGCCATGTTGGACTGTCGTGGTTATGAGGCCACTGCATGACCTCATTTGACTTCATTATCTCTGCAAAGGCCCCATGTCCACGCACAGTCACATCCTGAGGTCCTGGGGGAcaggacttcaacatacaaattttgggggacAAAATTCAGCTCCTCTCAGGGCTTTTGCTGAGGGCCGCCCAGGGCCCGGTGCTGTGGGCATTTGCACGGAGCCTGAGGTTCTTCGGGAGCCCTGGGGTGCCCGTTGTCCAGATGAGGAGACCGAGGCCGGGAAAGGAAGTGACAAATCAGGGTGGGGCCCGCGGCTGGAGGAGCAGCAGGCGCTGGGGGAGCAGCAGGCGCCGGGCCCTCTCCAGGCCCACACACGCCCCGCGTCAGGCTCTCAgcgccatgcgccaccatgacgcTGCAGCGGGGACCCCAGCCCCCTGGAAGGGGCAGCACTGGCCGGGCTCAAGCTGCCCCACCTGCCTTCCCTGCCGCACACTCCAAGTCaataaacttttctattttgtttagttcaaTGACTCCCCTCGGCCACCAGCCTCAGACCCCGTCCCTGACCCCCTCCCTTGGCTGGCTGCTCTTTCTCGCTGCCCTGACTCTGCAGGCAAGGACCGGGCAGGCGCCTCGCTGGccagcccaccccacccgccCCGGTGAGGCCCGCCACCTagtggacacaggcagggacagcaggagggCAGGAATCCGCGCCAGGCCAGAGCCAGACCTTAGGCTTAGGGAAGCCGGAACCAGACCTCACAAAGAGCTGGCGGGGCCTGACCTCTGGCTGCGGAGGGCAGTCGAGCCCCTGACCTGGAGCTGACAGGACACGGCCGGACCTCTGGCTGCAGGCGACAGagccccaggcctggggctgagaGAGCAGAGCCCACACTTCAGGCTGAGAAGACAGGACCCAAACCTAAGGCAGGGGCAGGGTAGATGGAGCCTGGGGCCTCGGGAGGGTGAGAAAAGTGGACGCAGACTTTAGCAGGGACAGAGACCAGAGACTAGCCCCAGAGATACATCCCCCTTCACCTCACACTGCCAAATGGGGGCACCAGGCAGCAGCTGGCTCCCCACGCCCCTGTGCTCGCCTTCCTGGGGCCTGGAAGAGTTACGCCCCTGGCTCTCCTCCCCTACCCCAGTCTGGGCTTGGACCTCCCCCTCCAGGGCCCTCCTCCCCTTGTACTGACACCTTTGCCCTTTGCCCGGTGACATCATCTGTCTGTCTGTGCAGACCTAGTTAGGCTGCCTCTGGGCTGCCATGTTCCACCTGCCGTCCCTCCCCTCCCTCGAGTGGGGCTCCGGCCTCCTGGACTCCCTCCTGCAAGGTGAGGCCTCCCCCTCCCACtcagccccaccctcccagctCCGGGCAGTGCAGGTGCACCCCACCCACGCAGGTCTCCTGCCGCCCTGCCACCTGGGCtatcccctcctctgccccaccgCCTAACACTCCTTCCTCCTGCACCTGCCACTTCCCTCCCACACCCCCAGGCCTGGTCGGGGCCCTCGGAGTCTCGGTCCTGAACAGCCTCCTGAAAGTCTACTTCTTCGTGGGCTGCGCCAAGTGAGTGCCCACCTCCCCGTCCCACTCCAAGCCCCTCGCCAGGCCCCTGGGCCCTGTACTGTGACTCTGGTCTCTTTGGGGAGGGCTGGCAGCGGACCAGGGAGTATGACTGGGGACACAAGCACCTGCCAGGGGCCGAGGCTGGTGGCTCCACACCCCTGTCCACACCCACTTGCCCCCACAGTGACCCACAGCGGCGGCCCCAGAAGGAGCGGCTGCAGGCCCAGTGGGCCTCACTGGAGACGGTGCACGTGGCAGGGCTGACCCTCTTCCTGACCATCGTGGGGGCTCGCGTGGCTGCCCTCGTGGTGCTCGAGTTCTCCCtccgggctgtgtccacactgcTGTCCCTGGGCAAGGTGAGACCGCAGGGAAGGTGGGGTGAGTCACTCGGGTTGTGATTGCCAAAGCAAAGTCTCCGCTCGCAGTGGATACAACCCGTCCCCAGAAAATCACAGCTACGGCTCCTGCGTCTCGAGCTTCCCaaatgccaggccctgtgctaggtacTTTGTGTGCAGCATCTCATCTGCTCCTCACAACCACAGCGGGTAAAAGTCATGGtcccggccgggcacggtggctcatgcctgtaatcctagcactctgggaggctgaggcaggttgattgctcgaggtcaggagttcgaaaccagcctgagcaagagcaagacccccgtctctactctaaatagaaagaaattaattggccaactaatatatatagaaaaaaatacccgggcatggtggtgcatgcctgtagtcccagctactcgggaggctgaggcaggaggatcaatcacttgagcccaggagtttgaggttgctgtgagctaggctgatgccacggcactcactctagcctgggcaacaaagggagactctgtctcaaaaaaaaaaaaaaaagtcgtggtccccatttcacagatggggaaactgaggctcagagagagtaAGTGGCTTGTCTATGGTCAACAACCAGCAAGGGGTAGTcaggtttgaacccaggtcttccaGGCTCTTTAGCTAACAGATGGGCCCCAAGTAATAAGACAGGAATGAAATTAAGGCGGGAGAAACGATCCCATTGGGGCTTAACCTGAAGCCAGCATGCCACTTTGGGAGCCACCCCCAGGGTCCCTCAGGCTCCAGCGTCCTATGGGTGGGGCAGCCCCCATTGCTGTCGCTCCGCTGCCGCCCCCAGGGCTCCCGGGACACGGAGCGGCTGCAGCTCTACCTGCTGTGCCAGTACTCGCTGGGCTGCGGGCTGGCCTGCGGCCTGAGCTTCCTGCAGGAGGGCGCCCCTCGCCACACGCTGAACCTGCTGCTGAGCCTCGGGCTGGCCGCGCTGCTCGCCTCGGGGGCCCGGCGCCTCCAGCGCCACGTCTGCCGCCTGTACGAGCTGCACAGCAGCCAGCGCTACTGTGGCGTCTGCCTGGGCCTGCTGGCCAACGCCTACGGCCTCCCCCGGCTCCTGGGCCGCGCCCTGGCCGTGGCCTTTGCTGTGGGCGACCTGGCGGCTGTGGCCCTCATCAACCAGGACTTCCTGACCACCTCGGAGGCCGTGCGCTTCTGGACGCCGCTCACCATCTGCTACACGCTGCTGGTCATCTACATGCAGGGTGAGGGCCGGGGCCTGAGTCCGTCCGGTCGGCATTCACGACCCGCTGCCGGCCAGGCTCTGTCTGATGGCTCGGACACGGTGTGCGGGAAGAGGGGAGGCAGGACGGGGCTGTGTCCTGGGCCAGCAGGAGACTAGCGGGGGGCGGAGAGTCCTGGGAGGCAGGAGCGCCTGGCGCCCTGCAGGTGCTCAGAGAGCGGATGGGGACGAGGAccacagtgggggtgggggaggctcgCTCTGGGGAGGGCGGGTCTGGGAGCTGGGGGGTCCAGACCCAGGATGCAGGGGCGGGTGGTGACAGGCGCCCGTGTCCCTAGAGGAGCAGCGGCAGCACCCCGGCACGCAGGGCCAGGTGCAGACGGTGCTGGTGCGCATGGGCGGCCTGTTCGTGCTGCTGCTGACCGTGGGCCGCTGGCTGGACCTCCTGGGCGTGCTCGTCTCCCTCCTGGGCGAGCTCTGGTGTCTGGTGGGCGCCCGGCCCCTGCTTGACCTTTGCCAGATACAGGTGGGCACCCCCAGCCCACGCGTCCCCGACACGGCAGCCCTGTAGGGACCTCGAGAGGCCACGTTCAAGAAGAGCCGGGCGACCtctcctggggtggggacagcgGGAGCTGGAATCCCCTCCAGCCCCGCTCCGACGCCAGGCCAGGGCTGTCCTCCAGGTCACTAGCGGTGGGGAGGTTGAGGCTCCCCCTCCCTGTCCACGACCCTCCAGCCTGCACCCCAGAGCCCAAGTGAGAGGAAGGTCCCGGTCACTGGAGCCCGAGGCCCCCAGGGGAAGGGGAAAGTGGCagcttcctccctccatccttccctcccgCCTTCCGCAGGACTTTCCACCCCAGAGGACTTCCGTGTCCACGCCCAGCCCGCCTCGGGGCTCGGCCCCCTCCTGACCCGCCTGAGGGAGGGTTCGGAGTCTGTCTCAGGCCCACGCGGCTGACCTGTGTGGCCTTGATCCCAGGACGCTGCCTGGAGGCGGAGTGGCAGGGCCGGCCCCTGGGTGGGCGCTGGGGACCCTGCGGGAGGGCAGGGGTTTGGGATGGGCCCTTGGAGAGAGGGGCGACTCGGGGCCCCTGGGTGATTCCCTCTTGTTCTCAGGGTGGGCGACAGACTCAGCCCCTCACCTGCCTTccctggtggggctggggctggggagtttCACTGTCTGCACCGGCCTCCCCTGCGCTCCCCGTAAACAATAAAGTGGTGGTTTGCTCAGCCTGTGCCTAGAGTCACGGacacagagagggacagaggccTTTCTGAGGCCACACAGCCCTCTGGCAGGATCCTGGGACATGTGCCTCGGGCTGGCCTGGACGGGCGCCCTGGGGGACAGGGCTCTCTGCAGACCCAGGAGGAGTTCAAGCGGAGTGGGGAGGGGTGCGGGGCGGGAGGGACACATGGCCCAGCACCCACTTGCAGACTTGGGGGGACGGTGCCATGCCCTGGCCCATCCCAGGCTGAGAAAGAGATGAAGGAAGCCTCTGTCGGTGGTCTTGGGTCCCCAGAGACCACCAGGGtccttcccacctcagccctgTTCAGCCCTGTGTCCCCTGCAGGGCCCAGCTCAGGGAGCACGAAGGGTCGGGTGCCagctcctctgcctgcctctgtgtGCCTTCGGACAAGCCGCCGCCCGCTCTGAGCCTGTCAGCAGAGTCACTGCCATGTGTTGGTGCTTACCAGGCACGTGCTGGGtactttcataatttcatttagaCATCAGGCCCCAGAAGCAGGTACTGTTATCTGTTTTTACAGATTCacaaacaggctcagagaggttaagtaacttgctcaagggcACACAGGTAGTAAGTGGCCAAGCCAGGATGTGAATCCAGGCGGCCTGGCCCCCAGAGCTCACGTGCTTTGCGTGCTCCCCGCTGCCCTCTTCTTGTTGAAGATCCG
This region of Microcebus murinus isolate Inina chromosome 2, M.murinus_Inina_mat1.0, whole genome shotgun sequence genomic DNA includes:
- the TMEM82 gene encoding transmembrane protein 82, with the translated sequence MFHLPSLPSLEWGSGLLDSLLQGLVGALGVSVLNSLLKVYFFVGCANDPQRRPQKERLQAQWASLETVHVAGLTLFLTIVGARVAALVVLEFSLRAVSTLLSLGKGSRDTERLQLYLLCQYSLGCGLACGLSFLQEGAPRHTLNLLLSLGLAALLASGARRLQRHVCRLYELHSSQRYCGVCLGLLANAYGLPRLLGRALAVAFAVGDLAAVALINQDFLTTSEAVRFWTPLTICYTLLVIYMQEEQRQHPGTQGQVQTVLVRMGGLFVLLLTVGRWLDLLGVLVSLLGELWCLVGARPLLDLCQIQDFPPQRTSVSTPSPPRGSAPS